In Blastopirellula sediminis, the following proteins share a genomic window:
- a CDS encoding metallophosphoesterase family protein → MTSRSRIFTIGDVHGCRDALAGLLALIAPRVDDTVVMLGDYVDRGPDSAGVIDLLLEWSQRCRMIFLRGNHEIMMLNSRTSSEQLHFWRECGGAETMQSYGGSLTKVPDVHWDFLSATIPYFETDQFFFVHANYQYDLPLEDQPPLFLYWEHLRPLAPRPHENGKQAFVGHTPQKDGVPGDYGHLVAVDTFCVGGGMLTAVECNLLDCYQVDRDGGSPMTFPLR, encoded by the coding sequence ATGACTTCTCGTTCCAGAATTTTCACGATCGGCGACGTTCATGGATGCCGCGACGCGCTCGCCGGGCTGCTGGCGCTGATCGCGCCCCGCGTGGACGATACGGTCGTCATGCTGGGGGACTATGTCGACCGCGGGCCTGACTCGGCCGGCGTGATCGACCTGCTGCTCGAGTGGAGCCAGCGCTGCCGGATGATTTTTCTGCGTGGAAATCATGAAATCATGATGTTGAACTCGCGGACCAGCAGCGAACAGCTTCACTTTTGGCGCGAATGCGGCGGCGCCGAAACGATGCAGAGCTACGGCGGAAGTCTCACGAAGGTCCCTGACGTTCACTGGGATTTCTTGTCGGCGACGATCCCCTACTTCGAGACCGATCAGTTCTTCTTCGTGCACGCCAACTATCAATACGATCTGCCGCTGGAGGATCAGCCTCCGCTGTTCCTCTATTGGGAGCATCTGCGGCCGCTGGCGCCGCGCCCGCATGAGAACGGCAAGCAGGCGTTCGTCGGGCATACGCCGCAGAAAGATGGCGTACCGGGGGACTACGGCCATCTGGTGGCGGTCGATACCTTTTGCGTCGGCGGCGGCATGCTGACGGCGGTCGAATGCAATTTGCTCGATTGCTATCAGGTCGATCGTGACGGCGGATCGCCGATGACCTTTCCGTTACGGTAG
- a CDS encoding cadherin domain-containing protein — protein sequence MTTIDLVEDLTIAAGTTRDITLDHVSGASSVLVGLKIKGTAGNFDPGIPLIHVKDMPSQVITPVSAMANVNGTTDSLVFFQMGTSTLTIEVGGNGGGEFQAEIFLFGDANGSGMTSEQEYMQASAAQIQAAGTGNQNTALYYKSVWGIDLNQSQYDYEFDLNQNGKVDSNELSWVQKNQNVTVKLDLIGDIDPPTITVALVNDSTAVGYPGGATDGVTNVIPGATDVAIRGTITDFSNITAATISGDSSSVSIFDHTIAESNTADVRNITFGLSRNDLEALFGTDVTVGGPYTLMLNATDDLGNTYSTPITFTFEFDSTDPTTPSVDLNAGSDSGTSNTDNLTNANTLVFDVATEADSLVELFVNGVSAGTKLDSGSGAVQFSLTSQFVTSGSYDIKAVAYDAAGNMSMDSSILTVNIDRAIAAPGITLTNNVVEMDASPTRTIDDNGDFAVTVEAGSTVSIGGVQVTDSDKDGKITINDVALAVGVNTLQVNYSDLAGNSDTTTIEIVRNQTPVIDGTSLDGSSLGETTPTNVNNPLTLSGFTVDLTAASKDAGESLSYEVLGVDALDENKASLGASGVVVTVGTGGIVTISDPGGALNFENGVRFLTFTVKATDNKGDGFENNPGEGLTSAGVTFTIDVTDVNEQPTLAPTTVAGDIDENSTAGTVVTLSAPLVAFDPDNSDGMNLQTLTYSIVPDAGAGKLPNIFQIDATTGVISLVASDTLNYEVTKSYTLSVVVSDGTLTSQPITVSISVNDLNETPEITNAPTAGTIAENSAPGTLVSLNDVFASADPDNADGENLQTLTYQFAAGGDGGGLFAINGTTGAISLAPMQSLNFEQMPNTFDLKVVVVDNGSPVETSSEVTVTVSVTDVNEAPTIDTAPTGGNIDENSAPGTAVILTGGSFTSSDPDNADGAGLQNLTYAFDTNGDGGGLFVIDGATGAISLASGKSLNFESMPNTFDLKVVVTDDQTPALSSTPVTVHVVINDVNEAPVLNTTLYPITELLLQSMSGGSTGLTIDVTDPDFGDVLTFSSTGGGTGDSLFTVNSDGTINYTGPVTPGDYTLNINAVDDDPTTPLGVNGTITIRVLDNLPPVVDQTTFDVPENLPNDDLAFTLTFSEQNGEMDGIKGATLLTNAGGAFKLGTFSNDSIGVLVNDSSKLDFESITPLTFTVRVTDNVGSFGDYLITVNLTDQNDAPVYGGGLTFSVDEFVAAAPPTAGTPADDTEVSPSLDLSVAFTDQDGDMLMYTIDASTDPNGIFAIVNDKLVVAKPELVDYESDTSYTIKVQAFDGDVTTSQEIQIDVNQRNELPLPLDGSNMPLTATAGVVELGTLNVLFDDLNNMVGMELPGGKNLFSILNIGADPEGDTILYTQAGNTSFFTLESDGTIKLAQVIAEPMGDFTDYDISFTYADNNPGGSTASADVGVGLVHFTLRVLKNIPPVIATPGGTSTTIAENSANDTALPTVTLSLSDADPMDTVGVPTIAVSAFSDAFKLVETGMGTNVYTVAVADSTKLNYETIRQTFASGVIPITINVMDNRGGAAVPVVINITVTDVNEAPSFDAPSFTFNIDEMAPDSTTKVGDALNGPAVAATDPDSGDDGVTPASDASFSQLKFVLSGTGAENFNIDSNGVITVAAGAMLDAETTSQYALTVSVTDQDGLGLSAATVSTVTININNVNEAPETSGETPAAIVIDESQLFVGGNPNYAGEGVYNTRDGYELRFAISDIVDSLGNPIFSDVDDAISALSFSIVGMPTYSANDSFFDISVDTMTGELVVQMFHYLPSQSRLPKTITIQAEDAGGLFSATADLTIKFEVENVVDVQIRAVKALSTDDGTNGGVTSADLPGSSNLVLVADNALDNTFYYEVWISMNYGIDQAAPGRVYFDGLSLFNLNLQYDNRYLNVVSSGFEQLANTPIAGLQPTFTTNGDDGYIFNIVGLMSSINPNEQTGNGAYFFPNMDAGDYVRVASLEFTLDQNLMEPGTTDQLISLYYEDPTPLQDPNGGPLKFLLDPTGTGTSLPGTTESQVATVNYDQVSENSTSTEVVTDFLVFNIASTPFGLDLSKSTLDGSAMTAQGATGATGAVSGNLYVQILDAFGGTSQVRIVGADLNFGDTGNYTPATANKAGAELTAAANYGLEQGTSTNIAIRNEGLQLSSPITLDINGPFFGASIGKIDSTAMDFVFDSGDVVSTLAITQTTTIGGVTSMAGFTVSSSGVENSTIQATEAGVANDLTDDNITISLDLNRLLFSSDALDTVGFAMDLFAAGKIIATYNGGVVNPPLMGTVSANGGQPLEEGSGVFLSVVDAPTTVDASGEIAALPVSETWLSEWDTFWVEVWANTADASGIQSGAVDLKYNTDLFSAVKIEYASSFDQNRTGLISDGSGLITNLGSGTLADGVGKGGFVLLGRVKFQSLVNDGLSIEEGLQYGPADLGLEITRGQLELADVGLTRAATSEAPSVDVWAVPYDLDDDGNVSLIDLMQFVRNVGTTSIAVDNALSAATDFNNDGYTSLEDLTQLVRNVGVSKATAYNLIYPTTFTQLWVGSGLVTSGPDTIDSIFKAANEAWADALGLDEPLDVRLEVTNLGGAQLGEAKLVGLDEEGLPVRGVLTIDDDGAGFGWSTDLTNGPSSGQYDLYTVMLHELGHLYGFMPQYSAFGDQLQTFDGQTIFVGDLYAVEMDSRGEHLDPDLYSSDIMSPYLAPGVRKEISALDVQMILTAYAAADSSTTVDSSHAALTEESAFVNNSVIISPVTETTTYDIESAPLTTSFVLGDDVANLADVSGRTGYAVVMPESTRQTLQQSGIAFKTLSNYAAAEHESISEVMTDVDSYFDDSTLIESTISDIDSTEAGDAEEGSVDDLFAEWDEIEMA from the coding sequence TTGACCACCATCGATTTGGTGGAAGACCTTACCATCGCTGCGGGGACGACTCGCGACATCACGCTCGACCATGTCAGCGGCGCTTCGTCCGTACTGGTCGGCTTGAAGATCAAGGGAACCGCCGGCAACTTCGATCCGGGCATTCCGCTGATCCATGTGAAGGACATGCCTTCGCAGGTGATCACGCCGGTTAGCGCCATGGCCAACGTCAACGGCACGACCGATAGCCTGGTCTTCTTTCAGATGGGGACTTCAACGCTGACGATCGAAGTCGGCGGCAACGGCGGCGGCGAGTTCCAAGCCGAAATCTTCCTCTTCGGCGACGCGAACGGCAGCGGCATGACCTCCGAACAGGAATACATGCAGGCCAGCGCCGCGCAGATCCAAGCGGCCGGCACGGGGAACCAAAATACTGCGCTCTACTACAAGTCGGTTTGGGGAATCGACTTGAACCAGTCGCAATACGACTATGAGTTCGACCTCAACCAGAACGGCAAGGTCGATTCCAACGAACTCAGCTGGGTTCAGAAGAACCAAAACGTCACCGTTAAGCTCGACCTGATCGGCGACATTGACCCGCCGACGATCACGGTCGCCCTGGTCAACGATTCGACCGCCGTTGGCTATCCGGGCGGCGCCACCGACGGCGTCACCAATGTGATTCCCGGCGCCACCGACGTTGCGATTCGCGGCACGATCACCGACTTCAGCAACATCACCGCCGCCACGATCAGCGGCGACAGCAGCTCGGTCAGCATCTTCGACCACACCATCGCCGAATCGAACACGGCCGATGTGCGCAACATCACGTTCGGCCTAAGCCGGAACGACCTCGAAGCGTTGTTCGGCACCGACGTCACCGTCGGTGGTCCGTACACGCTGATGCTGAACGCGACCGACGACCTGGGGAACACTTACTCCACCCCGATCACGTTTACGTTCGAGTTCGATTCGACCGATCCGACCACTCCGTCGGTCGACCTGAATGCCGGCAGCGACAGCGGAACTTCCAACACTGACAATCTGACCAACGCCAACACGCTGGTATTCGACGTTGCGACCGAAGCCGATTCGCTCGTCGAATTGTTCGTCAACGGCGTTTCGGCCGGGACCAAGCTCGACTCAGGCTCCGGCGCCGTGCAGTTCAGCCTCACGTCGCAATTCGTCACCAGCGGCAGCTACGACATCAAGGCCGTCGCTTACGACGCCGCCGGCAACATGAGCATGGATAGCTCCATCCTCACCGTCAACATCGATCGCGCCATCGCCGCGCCTGGCATCACGCTGACGAACAATGTCGTGGAAATGGACGCTTCGCCCACTCGCACCATCGACGACAACGGCGACTTCGCCGTGACCGTTGAAGCCGGCTCCACCGTTTCAATCGGCGGCGTCCAGGTGACCGACAGCGACAAGGACGGCAAGATCACGATCAACGACGTAGCTTTGGCGGTCGGCGTGAACACGCTGCAGGTCAACTACTCGGATCTGGCCGGCAACAGCGACACGACGACTATTGAGATCGTCCGCAACCAGACTCCGGTCATCGACGGCACGAGCCTGGACGGATCGAGCCTCGGCGAAACGACCCCGACCAACGTGAACAATCCGCTGACGCTGAGCGGCTTCACGGTCGACCTGACCGCCGCCAGCAAGGACGCGGGCGAATCGCTCTCGTATGAAGTCTTGGGCGTCGACGCCCTTGATGAAAACAAGGCGTCGCTCGGCGCCTCCGGCGTGGTCGTCACGGTCGGCACGGGAGGTATCGTTACGATCTCCGATCCGGGTGGCGCCCTCAACTTTGAAAACGGCGTTCGCTTCCTGACCTTCACCGTCAAAGCGACCGACAACAAGGGTGACGGCTTCGAAAACAACCCGGGCGAAGGCCTGACCTCGGCCGGCGTCACCTTCACCATCGACGTCACGGATGTAAACGAACAGCCGACGCTGGCGCCGACGACGGTCGCTGGCGACATCGACGAAAACAGCACCGCCGGTACGGTCGTCACCCTCAGCGCGCCGCTCGTAGCGTTCGATCCGGACAATTCGGACGGGATGAACCTGCAAACGCTCACGTATTCGATCGTCCCTGACGCCGGCGCCGGCAAGCTTCCGAACATCTTCCAAATTGACGCAACCACCGGCGTCATCTCGTTGGTTGCCAGCGACACGCTCAACTACGAAGTCACCAAGTCTTACACGCTGTCGGTCGTCGTTTCGGACGGTACGCTTACCAGCCAGCCGATCACGGTCAGCATCAGCGTCAACGACCTCAACGAAACGCCCGAGATCACCAACGCTCCGACTGCCGGCACGATCGCCGAAAACTCGGCGCCGGGAACCCTCGTTTCGCTGAACGACGTCTTTGCGAGCGCCGACCCGGACAACGCCGATGGCGAAAACCTGCAAACCCTCACCTATCAGTTCGCCGCTGGCGGCGACGGCGGCGGTTTGTTTGCGATCAACGGCACGACCGGCGCCATCTCGCTGGCTCCGATGCAATCGCTCAACTTTGAGCAAATGCCGAACACCTTCGACTTGAAGGTCGTGGTTGTTGACAACGGTTCGCCGGTAGAGACCAGCAGCGAAGTCACCGTCACCGTTAGCGTCACCGACGTCAACGAAGCTCCGACCATCGACACCGCCCCGACCGGCGGCAACATCGACGAAAACTCGGCGCCGGGTACCGCGGTCATACTCACCGGCGGCTCGTTCACCAGCTCCGATCCTGACAACGCCGACGGCGCGGGCCTGCAAAACCTGACCTACGCGTTCGACACGAACGGCGACGGCGGCGGCCTGTTCGTGATCGACGGCGCCACCGGCGCGATCTCGCTCGCCTCCGGCAAGTCGCTCAACTTTGAATCGATGCCGAACACGTTCGACCTGAAGGTCGTCGTCACCGACGACCAAACGCCGGCTCTGAGCAGCACTCCGGTTACCGTGCACGTTGTGATCAACGACGTCAACGAAGCGCCGGTTTTGAACACGACGCTTTATCCGATTACCGAACTGCTGCTGCAGTCGATGAGCGGCGGCAGCACGGGGCTGACCATCGACGTCACTGACCCCGATTTCGGCGACGTTCTCACCTTCAGCAGCACCGGCGGCGGCACCGGCGACTCGCTGTTTACGGTGAACAGCGACGGCACGATCAACTACACCGGGCCCGTCACTCCAGGCGACTATACGCTCAACATCAATGCGGTCGACGATGACCCCACGACGCCGCTGGGCGTCAACGGGACCATCACGATCCGCGTGCTCGACAACCTCCCCCCGGTCGTCGATCAAACGACGTTCGACGTGCCGGAAAATCTCCCCAACGACGACCTCGCGTTCACGCTCACGTTCTCGGAGCAGAACGGTGAAATGGACGGCATCAAGGGCGCCACTCTGCTGACCAACGCCGGCGGCGCCTTCAAGCTCGGAACCTTCTCGAACGACAGCATCGGCGTCCTGGTCAACGACTCGTCCAAGCTCGACTTCGAATCCATCACGCCGCTGACGTTCACGGTTCGCGTTACCGACAACGTCGGCAGCTTCGGGGATTACCTGATCACGGTCAACCTGACCGATCAAAACGACGCCCCGGTCTACGGCGGCGGTCTGACCTTCAGCGTGGACGAATTCGTCGCCGCCGCGCCGCCGACTGCCGGCACTCCGGCCGACGACACGGAAGTCTCCCCTTCGCTCGATCTGTCGGTGGCGTTTACCGACCAAGACGGGGACATGTTGATGTACACGATCGACGCGTCGACCGACCCCAACGGCATCTTTGCGATCGTCAACGACAAGTTGGTCGTCGCCAAGCCGGAACTAGTCGATTACGAAAGCGATACGTCTTACACCATCAAGGTTCAAGCGTTTGATGGCGACGTAACCACTTCGCAAGAGATCCAAATCGACGTCAACCAGCGGAACGAACTCCCGCTACCGCTCGACGGCAGCAATATGCCGCTCACGGCAACCGCCGGCGTCGTCGAACTCGGTACGCTGAACGTCCTGTTCGACGATCTCAACAACATGGTCGGCATGGAACTGCCAGGCGGCAAGAACCTCTTCTCGATTCTCAACATCGGCGCCGATCCGGAAGGGGATACGATCCTCTACACCCAGGCCGGCAACACCAGCTTCTTCACACTGGAATCGGACGGGACGATCAAATTGGCCCAGGTGATTGCCGAACCGATGGGCGACTTCACCGATTACGACATCAGCTTCACCTATGCGGACAACAACCCAGGCGGTTCGACCGCCTCGGCCGACGTTGGCGTCGGCCTGGTCCACTTCACCTTGCGGGTTCTGAAAAACATCCCGCCGGTGATCGCGACTCCGGGCGGCACCAGCACCACGATCGCCGAAAACTCGGCGAACGACACGGCGCTGCCGACCGTGACCCTCAGCCTGTCGGACGCCGATCCGATGGACACCGTGGGCGTACCGACGATCGCCGTCTCGGCGTTCTCCGACGCCTTCAAGCTGGTCGAAACCGGGATGGGGACCAACGTCTACACCGTCGCGGTCGCCGACTCGACGAAGCTCAACTACGAGACGATCCGTCAGACCTTCGCCAGCGGCGTGATTCCGATCACCATCAACGTGATGGACAACCGCGGCGGCGCCGCCGTCCCGGTCGTGATCAACATCACGGTCACCGACGTCAACGAAGCTCCCTCCTTCGACGCCCCGAGCTTCACGTTCAACATCGACGAAATGGCGCCGGACAGCACCACCAAGGTCGGCGACGCTCTGAACGGCCCGGCCGTTGCGGCGACCGATCCCGACTCGGGCGACGACGGCGTCACGCCGGCCAGCGACGCCAGCTTCTCACAGCTCAAGTTCGTCTTGAGCGGCACCGGCGCCGAAAACTTCAACATCGACTCCAACGGCGTCATCACCGTCGCCGCCGGCGCGATGCTCGATGCCGAAACGACCAGCCAGTATGCGTTGACCGTCTCGGTGACTGACCAAGACGGCTTGGGTCTGTCGGCCGCCACGGTATCGACCGTCACGATCAACATCAACAACGTCAACGAAGCTCCGGAAACGAGCGGCGAAACTCCGGCCGCGATCGTCATTGACGAATCGCAGCTGTTCGTCGGCGGCAACCCGAACTACGCCGGCGAAGGGGTCTACAACACCCGTGACGGCTACGAACTTCGCTTCGCGATCAGCGACATCGTCGATTCGCTGGGCAACCCGATCTTCAGCGACGTCGATGACGCGATCAGCGCCTTGAGTTTCTCGATCGTCGGCATGCCGACCTATTCGGCCAACGATTCGTTCTTCGACATCAGCGTCGACACGATGACCGGCGAACTGGTCGTCCAGATGTTCCACTACCTGCCGTCGCAAAGCCGACTGCCGAAGACGATCACGATCCAAGCCGAAGACGCCGGCGGCCTCTTCTCGGCGACCGCCGATCTGACGATCAAGTTCGAGGTAGAAAACGTCGTCGACGTCCAGATCCGTGCGGTCAAGGCCCTCTCGACCGACGACGGCACCAACGGCGGCGTCACTTCCGCAGATCTCCCAGGCTCCAGCAACCTGGTTCTGGTCGCCGACAACGCGTTGGACAACACGTTCTACTACGAAGTCTGGATCTCGATGAACTACGGCATCGACCAGGCCGCTCCGGGTCGGGTCTACTTCGACGGCCTCAGCTTGTTCAACTTGAACCTGCAATACGACAACCGTTACCTCAACGTCGTCTCCAGCGGATTTGAGCAACTCGCCAACACGCCGATCGCCGGTCTCCAGCCGACCTTCACGACCAACGGCGATGACGGCTACATCTTCAACATCGTCGGCTTGATGTCGTCGATTAACCCCAATGAACAAACGGGCAACGGCGCCTACTTCTTCCCGAATATGGACGCCGGCGATTACGTCCGCGTCGCGTCGCTGGAATTCACGCTCGACCAGAACCTGATGGAACCGGGCACGACCGACCAGTTGATCTCGCTCTACTATGAGGACCCGACGCCGCTCCAAGATCCGAACGGCGGTCCGCTGAAGTTCCTGCTCGATCCTACCGGCACCGGCACTTCCTTGCCTGGTACGACCGAGTCGCAGGTCGCCACCGTCAATTACGATCAGGTCTCGGAAAACTCGACGTCGACCGAAGTCGTCACCGACTTCCTGGTCTTCAACATCGCGAGCACTCCGTTCGGCCTGGACTTGTCCAAGAGCACGCTCGACGGTTCCGCGATGACGGCCCAAGGCGCCACCGGGGCCACCGGCGCCGTATCGGGCAACCTGTACGTGCAAATCCTCGACGCCTTTGGCGGAACTTCCCAAGTCCGCATCGTTGGCGCCGACCTGAATTTCGGCGACACCGGCAATTACACTCCCGCCACCGCGAATAAGGCGGGCGCGGAATTGACGGCTGCCGCGAACTACGGTCTGGAACAAGGGACGTCGACCAACATTGCGATCCGCAATGAAGGCCTGCAACTCTCCTCGCCGATCACGCTCGATATCAACGGCCCCTTCTTCGGCGCCAGCATCGGCAAAATCGATTCGACGGCGATGGACTTCGTCTTCGACAGCGGCGACGTCGTCAGCACGCTCGCGATTACCCAGACGACGACGATTGGCGGCGTGACGTCGATGGCTGGCTTTACGGTCAGCAGCAGCGGGGTGGAAAACTCGACGATTCAGGCCACCGAAGCCGGCGTGGCGAATGACCTGACCGACGACAACATTACGATCTCGCTCGACCTCAACCGTCTGCTGTTCAGTTCGGATGCGTTGGACACCGTCGGGTTCGCCATGGACCTGTTCGCCGCCGGTAAGATTATCGCGACCTACAATGGCGGCGTCGTCAATCCGCCGTTGATGGGTACCGTCTCCGCCAACGGCGGGCAACCGCTGGAAGAAGGAAGCGGCGTCTTCCTCTCGGTGGTTGACGCTCCGACCACCGTTGACGCTTCGGGCGAAATCGCCGCGCTGCCGGTCAGCGAAACCTGGCTGAGCGAATGGGACACCTTCTGGGTGGAAGTGTGGGCCAACACGGCCGACGCCTCCGGTATCCAGTCGGGCGCCGTCGACCTGAAGTACAACACCGACCTCTTCAGCGCCGTGAAGATCGAATACGCTTCGTCGTTCGATCAAAACCGTACCGGCCTGATTAGCGACGGTTCCGGCTTGATCACGAACCTCGGCAGCGGCACCTTGGCTGATGGCGTCGGCAAGGGCGGCTTCGTCCTGCTTGGCCGCGTCAAATTCCAATCGCTGGTCAATGACGGCCTGTCGATCGAAGAAGGTCTGCAGTATGGTCCGGCCGACCTCGGCCTGGAAATCACTCGCGGTCAGCTGGAACTGGCCGATGTCGGACTCACCCGCGCCGCGACCAGCGAAGCTCCGAGCGTCGACGTCTGGGCGGTTCCTTACGACCTGGATGACGACGGCAACGTTTCGCTGATCGACCTGATGCAGTTCGTCCGCAACGTCGGCACCACGTCGATCGCCGTCGACAACGCCTTGTCGGCCGCCACCGACTTCAACAACGACGGCTACACGTCGCTGGAAGACCTGACGCAGCTGGTTCGTAACGTCGGCGTCAGCAAGGCGACCGCCTACAACCTGATCTACCCGACCACGTTCACCCAACTGTGGGTCGGCAGCGGTCTGGTGACCAGCGGCCCGGATACGATCGACTCGATCTTCAAGGCCGCCAACGAAGCTTGGGCCGATGCCCTTGGCTTGGACGAGCCGCTTGACGTTCGCTTGGAAGTCACCAACCTGGGCGGCGCTCAGTTGGGTGAAGCCAAGCTGGTCGGTTTGGACGAAGAAGGCCTGCCGGTCCGCGGCGTGCTGACCATCGACGACGACGGCGCCGGCTTCGGCTGGTCGACTGATCTGACCAATGGTCCGAGCAGCGGTCAGTACGACCTGTACACCGTGATGCTGCACGAACTGGGTCACTTGTACGGCTTCATGCCGCAGTACTCGGCGTTCGGCGATCAACTGCAAACGTTCGATGGCCAGACCATCTTCGTCGGCGACTTGTACGCCGTCGAAATGGACTCGCGCGGCGAACACCTCGACCCCGATCTCTACTCGTCAGACATCATGAGCCCCTACCTGGCTCCGGGCGTCCGCAAAGAGATCTCGGCCCTCGACGTGCAGATGATCCTGACCGCTTACGCGGCCGCCGACTCGTCGACGACCGTCGATAGCAGCCATGCTGCGTTGACCGAAGAGTCGGCCTTCGTCAACAACTCGGTCATCATCAGCCCGGTTACCGAAACGACGACCTACGACATCGAATCGGCTCCGCTGACGACCAGCTTCGTGCTGGGCGACGACGTCGCCAACCTGGCCGACGTCAGCGGTCGCACCGGCTACGCGGTGGTGATGCCCGAATCGACCCGCCAGACGCTGCAGCAAAGCGGCATCGCGTTCAAGACGCTGTCGAACTACGCGGCCGCCGAACATGAATCGATCTCGGAAGTCATGACCGACGTCGACTCCTACTTCGACGACTCGACGCTGATCGAATCGACCATCTCGGATATCGATTCGACCGAAGCGGGCGACGCCGAAGAGGGATCGGTCGACGATCTGTTCGCCGAATGGGACGAAATCGAAATGGCCTAA
- a CDS encoding porin: MSHYPNWRLFLLAGALTIGRACFAQDIGVEPVVLAPSVEVAPVSFEDVEIQPIALTDEIQPVSWGEPCCNNYNVGCCNNCGPRDCGWFHDAWISQGYTANFDHPASNFNTPLTFNDRADEYQMNQLYLAMGKEVDAESCCWSLGGRVDLLYGSDYFFTMANGLELHTDGSRKWNGDGPRDGGNAALYGLAMPQLYGEVYAPIGNGLRVKFGHFYTIIGYESVMAPQNFFYSHAYTMQYGEPFTHTGVLGSYTFGQHFTVHAGITNGWDNFDNLNGQCSALIGAQYANDVSSLSYSFINGKEDINGLNNRFLQSIVYTRKLGQRWTYVFQSDLGIEDDGKLDESFNPDTAFWYGINQYLYLKYTDTVDLGVRLEWFRDEDNARVIAIPIEAFSKGGNYYELTLGANWRPCDFINVRPELRYDWSNVDLLGAQGPYDDFMKKQMWTASFDVIFKF, translated from the coding sequence ATGTCGCACTACCCAAACTGGCGACTTTTTCTACTAGCGGGCGCCCTCACCATTGGGCGTGCGTGTTTTGCGCAAGACATTGGCGTCGAGCCAGTCGTCTTGGCTCCCTCCGTCGAGGTGGCGCCAGTCTCCTTTGAGGATGTAGAAATCCAGCCGATTGCGTTGACCGACGAGATTCAGCCAGTTAGCTGGGGAGAACCCTGCTGCAACAACTATAACGTTGGCTGCTGCAACAACTGCGGTCCTCGCGATTGCGGGTGGTTCCATGACGCCTGGATTTCGCAGGGCTATACCGCCAACTTTGATCATCCGGCCAGCAACTTCAATACCCCGCTGACGTTCAACGATCGCGCTGACGAATACCAGATGAATCAGCTTTACCTGGCGATGGGTAAAGAGGTCGACGCCGAAAGCTGCTGCTGGTCGTTGGGCGGTCGGGTCGACCTGCTCTACGGTTCCGACTACTTCTTCACGATGGCTAACGGCCTGGAACTGCACACCGACGGTTCGCGGAAGTGGAACGGCGACGGTCCCCGCGATGGCGGCAACGCGGCCCTGTACGGTCTGGCGATGCCGCAGTTGTACGGCGAAGTCTACGCGCCGATCGGGAACGGCCTGCGAGTGAAGTTCGGCCACTTTTACACGATCATCGGTTACGAATCGGTGATGGCCCCGCAGAACTTCTTCTACTCGCACGCTTACACGATGCAGTATGGCGAACCGTTCACGCACACCGGGGTTTTGGGGAGCTACACCTTTGGCCAGCACTTCACGGTGCATGCCGGGATCACCAACGGTTGGGATAACTTCGACAACCTGAACGGCCAGTGCTCGGCTCTGATCGGCGCCCAGTACGCGAACGACGTGTCGTCTCTCTCTTACTCGTTCATCAACGGCAAAGAGGACATTAACGGTCTCAACAACCGCTTCCTGCAGTCGATCGTTTACACCCGCAAGCTGGGCCAGCGTTGGACCTACGTCTTCCAGAGCGATCTGGGCATCGAAGACGACGGCAAGCTGGACGAAAGCTTCAATCCGGACACCGCTTTCTGGTACGGCATCAATCAGTATCTGTACCTCAAGTACACCGACACGGTCGACTTGGGCGTGCGGCTCGAATGGTTCCGTGACGAAGACAACGCCCGCGTGATTGCGATCCCGATCGAAGCGTTCTCGAAGGGGGGCAACTACTACGAATTGACGCTCGGCGCCAACTGGCGGCCGTGCGACTTCATCAACGTCCGTCCGGAACTGCGGTACGACTGGTCGAACGTCGACCTGCTCGGCGCCCAGGGCCCCTACGACGACTTCATGAAAAAGCAGATGTGGACCGCATCGTTTGACGTGATCTTCAAGTTCTAA